A region from the Campylobacter blaseri genome encodes:
- a CDS encoding SEL1-like repeat protein, whose translation MSKNNASSCHGLAVAFYNGSIINKDLNAAFVLFNKACKARL comes from the coding sequence TTGTCAAAAAACAACGCTTCTTCTTGTCATGGTCTTGCTGTTGCTTTTTATAATGGCTCTATTATAAACAAAGATTTAAATGCTGCTTTTGTTCTTTTCAACAAAGCTTGCAAAGCTAGGCTTTAA
- a CDS encoding tetratricopeptide repeat protein, translating to MLLLFFSTKLAKLGFKESCFNVGVMSENGEGVKEDEFLAFDMYKLTCTKNKKGKYIDSIGCANLAFLYIDGRGIKQEIKKGIEILENSCKKAVLENCNILAKIYQTNYLGIKDDNNTTKLLNFA from the coding sequence ATGCTGCTTTTGTTCTTTTCAACAAAGCTTGCAAAGCTAGGCTTTAAAGAGAGTTGTTTCAATGTTGGAGTTATGAGTGAAAATGGCGAAGGTGTAAAAGAAGATGAGTTTTTGGCATTTGATATGTATAAGCTTACTTGCACTAAAAACAAAAAAGGTAAATATATAGATAGTATAGGTTGTGCAAATTTAGCTTTTCTATATATAGATGGAAGGGGTATCAAACAAGAGATTAAAAAGGGTATAGAAATTTTAGAAAATAGTTGCAAAAAAGCTGTTTTAGAAAATTGCAATATCTTAGCCAAAATTTACCAAACAAATTATCTAGGTATCAAAGATGATAACAACACAACTAAACTCTTAAATTTTGCTTGA
- a CDS encoding Sel1 repeat protein: MDLGMLYTDSNIVEQNLTKAKEFFGKACELRERKGCQSYKVLNQSGY; this comes from the coding sequence TTGGACTTAGGCATGCTATATACAGACTCTAATATAGTGGAGCAAAACCTAACAAAAGCAAAAGAGTTTTTTGGTAAGGCTTGTGAGCTAAGAGAGAGAAAAGGTTGTCAAAGCTATAAAGTACTAAATCAAAGCGGATACTAA
- a CDS encoding DNA adenine methylase encodes MKEKKEYLKEQIITYLGNKRSLLGFIDEGFMYAKSELKKDKFSFCDLFSGSGVVSRYAKAHSNYIITNDLELYSKIINECYLSNKSSNLTKELKNIYKLVNNIEVLKDGFINELYAPKDDNNIKENDRVFYTNKNAKIIDTIRQNIDEYCPKELKQYFIAPLLYEASVHANTSGIFKGFYKNKNGVGQFGGEGRNALSRIMGEIELALPVFSKFKCEFEVLQEDANVLSKDIDTDVCYIDPPYNQHPYGSNYFMLNLIASYKRPEKISKVSGIAKDWNRSVFNQRKSAKEALLEIVNSVKSKIVLISYNCEGFVKKDEFLNDLSKFGEAHIIEKRYNTFRGSRNLKSRNTHVNEQLYILKKRT; translated from the coding sequence TTGAAAGAAAAAAAAGAGTATTTAAAAGAGCAAATTATCACATATCTAGGAAACAAAAGATCTTTACTTGGGTTTATAGATGAGGGGTTTATGTATGCGAAAAGCGAGCTTAAAAAAGATAAATTTAGCTTTTGTGATCTTTTTTCTGGCTCGGGTGTAGTTTCTAGATATGCTAAAGCACATTCTAACTACATAATAACAAATGATTTGGAGTTGTATTCAAAGATAATCAACGAATGTTATCTAAGCAACAAAAGCTCAAATTTAACTAAAGAACTTAAAAACATCTATAAGTTAGTAAACAATATAGAAGTTTTAAAAGATGGCTTTATAAATGAACTTTATGCACCAAAAGATGACAATAATATAAAAGAGAATGATAGGGTTTTTTATACAAATAAAAATGCTAAAATAATTGACACCATAAGACAAAACATAGATGAGTACTGCCCTAAAGAACTAAAACAATACTTTATAGCCCCACTACTTTACGAAGCAAGTGTTCATGCAAATACAAGCGGTATATTTAAAGGTTTTTATAAAAACAAAAATGGCGTTGGTCAGTTTGGCGGGGAGGGAAGAAATGCACTTAGTAGGATAATGGGTGAGATAGAGCTAGCTTTGCCTGTATTTAGCAAATTTAAGTGCGAATTTGAGGTTTTGCAAGAAGATGCGAATGTCCTTTCAAAAGATATAGATACTGATGTTTGTTATATAGACCCTCCATATAATCAGCACCCTTATGGCTCAAACTACTTTATGTTAAATTTAATAGCTTCATATAAAAGACCTGAAAAAATTTCAAAAGTTTCTGGCATTGCTAAAGACTGGAATAGAAGCGTTTTTAACCAAAGAAAAAGTGCAAAAGAGGCGCTTTTAGAGATAGTAAATAGTGTAAAATCCAAAATAGTACTAATCTCTTATAATTGCGAAGGGTTTGTAAAAAAAGATGAATTTTTGAATGATTTATCAAAATTTGGTGAAGCACATATAATAGAAAAAAGATACAATACTTTTAGAGGAAGTAGAAATTTAAAGTCTAGAAATACCCATGTAAATGAACAACTTTATATACTAAAAAAGAGAACTTAA
- a CDS encoding MATE family efflux transporter, whose product MDKNITLTRLFIPIYLTMLLNLATLVINTYMISLVDPRLVGALAAGHQVFILFLNVFNLLGVGCSVVISQALGAKNNKLAIRAIHISISLNFLIGLICGIIVFIFARNILNLMQIPTEISDESYVYLRIISIIFFIDGVAIILATVARVYGFANYALMASLLMNVVIIIGNILSLFEPFGLPYYGLMGVGISTIAGKIIGVAFYFIILIKIMKIPIIFKLFVNAKIYIAKKILKVGLPSAGENLLWSLQYLVAFSFVASMGEDSLAVQTIYFQFSSFIFFAAIALGLSNQVIVARFVGASENEQAYNHTFKTAKIGFISTFLFVGGVFVCQDFLMNLMNLTENMKTLMRPLFYVSFFLEFSRTLNIVMVNALKASGDVKFPFVTGAASMWLISIPLGYLLGITLGYGIIGIWIAFVIDETIRGLINMFRWISRKWIGKKLV is encoded by the coding sequence ATGGATAAAAATATAACATTAACAAGGCTTTTTATTCCGATTTATCTTACTATGCTTTTAAACTTAGCAACCCTTGTCATAAACACATATATGATAAGTTTAGTTGACCCTCGTTTAGTTGGGGCTTTGGCTGCTGGACATCAAGTTTTTATACTTTTTTTAAATGTTTTTAATCTTTTAGGGGTTGGTTGCTCTGTTGTAATATCTCAAGCACTTGGTGCTAAAAACAACAAACTCGCTATAAGGGCTATTCATATAAGCATATCTCTTAATTTTTTAATTGGTTTGATTTGTGGGATTATCGTATTTATTTTTGCTAGAAATATTTTAAATTTAATGCAAATTCCAACTGAAATTTCAGATGAAAGCTATGTCTATCTTAGGATTATTAGTATAATTTTCTTTATAGATGGTGTAGCTATAATACTAGCTACCGTAGCTAGGGTTTATGGTTTTGCAAACTATGCATTAATGGCGTCTTTGCTTATGAATGTAGTTATAATCATAGGAAACATCTTATCTTTATTTGAGCCTTTTGGACTGCCTTACTACGGACTTATGGGGGTTGGTATATCAACTATAGCGGGTAAAATTATAGGTGTTGCGTTTTACTTTATAATATTGATAAAAATTATGAAGATACCTATAATATTTAAGCTATTTGTAAATGCTAAAATCTATATCGCAAAGAAGATATTAAAAGTTGGACTACCTAGCGCTGGTGAAAATTTACTTTGGAGTTTGCAATACTTAGTAGCTTTTAGCTTTGTTGCTAGTATGGGTGAAGACAGCTTAGCAGTTCAAACAATATACTTTCAATTTTCATCTTTTATCTTTTTTGCTGCTATAGCGTTAGGTCTTTCTAATCAAGTTATAGTAGCTAGATTTGTTGGAGCAAGTGAAAATGAACAAGCCTATAATCACACTTTTAAAACTGCTAAAATAGGGTTTATATCAACATTTTTATTTGTCGGTGGGGTTTTTGTTTGTCAAGATTTTTTGATGAATCTAATGAACTTAACTGAAAATATGAAAACTCTAATGAGACCACTTTTTTATGTATCTTTCTTTCTTGAGTTTAGTAGAACTTTAAATATCGTTATGGTAAATGCTTTAAAAGCAAGTGGGGATGTTAAATTTCCGTTTGTTACAGGTGCGGCTTCAATGTGGTTAATTTCAATACCGCTTGGATATTTGTTAGGAATCACTTTAGGATATGGGATAATAGGTATTTGGATAGCTTTTGTAATAGATGAAACAATAAGAGGTTTAATTAATATGTTTAGATGGATAAGTAGAAAATGGATAGGGAAAAAGCTAGTTTAG
- a CDS encoding tryptophan-rich sensory protein, producing the protein MHQKNLKNLVFLNFVFYALVILFNIFAYVGFLNNIEFQGIINKYPTLITPINFTFSIWIPIYILLLLTLVYLYKNQYNSYKKTLIKPISILFIISSLFNIAWIISFIFERFWIALLMIAGLLTMLMFILDEIYKKRSALNFFSLAVFTIYASWILMLTIITATIFAAQQNWGGLGGIPIPIWTIVVILSTTGFAVFYMFYYKNALFSFGIIWTFVGIYLSYSAGKIKTDMGSSIKFTIFTAIIILIISMIYIFQKNKKSILPKKHYRV; encoded by the coding sequence ATGCATCAAAAAAACCTTAAAAATCTAGTATTTTTAAACTTTGTATTTTATGCTTTAGTTATATTATTTAATATTTTTGCTTATGTAGGTTTTTTAAACAATATAGAATTTCAAGGTATTATAAACAAATACCCTACCCTCATAACTCCTATAAATTTTACATTTAGCATTTGGATACCTATATATATACTGCTTTTGTTGACATTAGTCTATTTGTATAAAAATCAATATAATTCATATAAAAAAACACTAATTAAACCTATTTCGATACTATTTATAATAAGCTCTTTGTTTAATATAGCATGGATAATCTCATTTATATTTGAGAGATTTTGGATAGCCCTTTTAATGATAGCTGGGTTACTAACTATGCTTATGTTTATTTTAGATGAAATTTACAAAAAAAGATCTGCTCTTAATTTTTTTTCTTTAGCAGTTTTTACTATTTACGCCTCTTGGATACTTATGCTAACTATCATAACTGCAACGATATTTGCTGCTCAACAAAATTGGGGAGGCCTTGGTGGTATACCTATCCCAATTTGGACTATTGTAGTAATTTTATCAACTACTGGTTTTGCTGTGTTTTATATGTTTTATTATAAAAATGCTCTGTTTTCATTTGGTATAATTTGGACATTTGTTGGAATATATTTATCATATAGTGCAGGAAAAATAAAAACTGATATGGGCTCATCTATAAAATTTACAATTTTTACCGCCATTATAATTTTAATCATTAGTATGATATATATTTTTCAAAAAAATAAAAAATCAATACTTCCAAAAAAGCATTATAGGGTCTAA
- a CDS encoding M48 family metallopeptidase produces MLPNILKFEDYEINIKYKKMKYARLKVDKESNIYLSLPLRFPDYQALNFIKKNETWIQKTITKNKNRALPKDKTYLKGVIYTLKFDENFKRVEVANDTILAPNLEIFMKFKKEFAKKEFMKFIEIYKPLVKKDVNRVVVRDMKTRWGSCNSKKGYINLALKLIEKSPDIIEYVVLHELTHLIYPHHQKSFYDFIKKIMPDYKDREKKLKY; encoded by the coding sequence ATGCTACCAAATATTTTAAAATTTGAAGATTATGAGATAAACATAAAATATAAAAAGATGAAATATGCAAGGCTTAAAGTAGATAAAGAATCAAACATTTATCTATCTTTACCGCTTAGATTTCCTGACTATCAAGCTTTAAATTTCATTAAAAAAAACGAAACTTGGATACAAAAAACTATAACGAAGAATAAAAACAGAGCACTGCCAAAAGACAAAACATATTTAAAAGGTGTGATTTATACTCTAAAATTTGATGAAAATTTCAAAAGAGTAGAGGTTGCTAATGACACTATATTAGCTCCAAATTTGGAAATTTTTATGAAATTTAAAAAAGAATTTGCAAAAAAAGAATTCATGAAATTTATAGAAATTTATAAGCCCTTAGTTAAAAAAGATGTAAATAGAGTCGTTGTAAGAGATATGAAAACAAGATGGGGAAGTTGTAACTCAAAAAAGGGCTATATAAATTTGGCTCTAAAGCTTATAGAAAAAAGCCCTGATATTATAGAGTATGTAGTTCTTCACGAATTAACTCATCTAATCTACCCTCATCACCAAAAAAGTTTTTATGATTTTATAAAAAAGATAATGCCTGATTATAAAGATAGAGAAAAAAAGCTAAAATACTAG
- a CDS encoding carbon-nitrogen hydrolase, producing the protein MSRVLKLGLVSHTYKGSKEDTIKATVKGIEKVAKDGASLVVLQELHQSEYFCQSEDVSKFDYANSYEEDIKFWANVAKENKIVLVTSLFEKRTAGLYHNTAVVFDSDGSIAGKYRKMHIPDDPNFYEKFYFTPGDLGYKAIDTSVGKLGVLVCWDQWYPEAARLMALNGAEILIYPTAIGWFDGDESDEKSRQLESWVAVQRGHSVANGLPVVAVNRVGFEKDESGVSDGIRFWGNSFVFGPQGEQMFRSDETEELTKIVEIDLDRCENIRRWWPFLRDRRIDSYSNLTKRFID; encoded by the coding sequence ATGAGTAGAGTATTAAAGCTAGGGCTTGTTTCACACACATATAAAGGCAGTAAAGAAGATACTATAAAAGCGACCGTTAAAGGCATTGAAAAAGTAGCAAAAGATGGGGCTAGTTTAGTTGTGCTTCAAGAACTTCATCAAAGTGAGTATTTTTGCCAAAGCGAAGATGTGTCTAAATTTGACTATGCAAATTCATATGAAGAAGACATTAAATTTTGGGCAAATGTAGCAAAGGAAAATAAAATAGTTTTAGTAACTTCGCTATTTGAAAAGCGAACAGCTGGACTTTATCACAATACCGCAGTTGTTTTTGATAGTGATGGAAGCATAGCTGGAAAATATAGAAAAATGCACATTCCTGACGATCCAAACTTTTATGAGAAGTTTTATTTTACCCCTGGGGATTTAGGCTATAAAGCTATTGATACAAGTGTTGGAAAGCTTGGTGTTTTGGTGTGCTGGGATCAGTGGTATCCTGAAGCTGCAAGATTAATGGCATTAAATGGGGCTGAAATTTTGATATATCCTACTGCAATTGGCTGGTTTGATGGTGACGAAAGTGATGAAAAATCTCGCCAACTAGAATCATGGGTTGCAGTTCAAAGAGGCCATAGCGTGGCAAATGGTTTGCCTGTGGTGGCTGTAAATAGAGTTGGGTTTGAAAAAGATGAAAGTGGTGTTAGTGATGGGATAAGGTTTTGGGGAAATAGCTTTGTCTTTGGACCACAAGGAGAGCAAATGTTTCGCTCAGATGAAACAGAAGAACTTACTAAAATTGTTGAAATTGATTTAGATAGATGTGAAAATATTCGTAGATGGTGGCCATTTTTACGAGATAGAAGGATAGATAGTTATAGTAATTTAACAAAAAGATTTATAGATTAA
- a CDS encoding cation diffusion facilitator family transporter, translated as MMDIKNKAPFVAGLTAVMLAIVKLIIGLFSGSVSVIASAIDSILDAIVSAANYIVVSKSDQEPDGKFNYGYAKLEAIMSFLEGFFIAGIGSFIVYSGAMKIINPQGPIKLNIALYVMIFSFIVTGFLIVYLTKIYKKTNSLIIKTDILHYKSDFFSNLAIIAGLVVVYFTGWHIVDSIFGIAIGLYIMYGALGLIKESGYILIDGAVDEDIVLDIKEFINSNSKIRDFHDFKTRKCVNKCYLSIHLVFDRDILLFDAHEIGDSVEKYITEKYNQYEWDINLHFDPYDDSKIENI; from the coding sequence ATGATGGATATAAAAAACAAAGCCCCATTTGTAGCAGGTTTAACTGCTGTTATGCTTGCTATTGTCAAGCTAATTATAGGGTTGTTTAGTGGTTCGGTTTCTGTTATAGCCTCAGCAATTGACTCTATACTCGATGCCATAGTTTCCGCTGCAAACTATATAGTGGTTTCAAAATCAGATCAAGAGCCAGATGGTAAATTTAACTACGGATATGCAAAACTTGAAGCTATTATGTCCTTTTTAGAAGGATTTTTTATAGCTGGGATTGGAAGTTTTATAGTATATTCAGGTGCTATGAAAATTATAAACCCACAAGGTCCTATTAAGCTAAATATAGCCTTATATGTTATGATTTTTTCATTTATAGTTACAGGTTTTCTCATAGTATATCTTACAAAAATTTATAAAAAAACAAACTCACTCATTATAAAAACTGACATTTTACACTATAAGAGCGATTTTTTCTCAAACTTAGCAATTATAGCAGGACTTGTTGTAGTGTATTTTACAGGTTGGCACATAGTTGATAGTATATTTGGTATAGCAATAGGGCTTTATATAATGTATGGAGCTTTGGGACTTATAAAAGAGAGCGGATATATACTAATTGATGGTGCAGTTGATGAAGATATAGTTTTAGATATAAAAGAGTTTATAAATTCCAATAGTAAAATACGAGATTTTCACGATTTTAAAACTAGAAAATGTGTAAATAAATGTTATCTTAGTATTCATCTAGTTTTTGATAGAGATATTTTACTATTTGATGCACATGAGATTGGAGATAGTGTTGAAAAATATATAACTGAAAAATATAACCAATACGAATGGGATATAAATTTACATTTTGATCCATATGATGATTCAAAGATAGAAAATATATAA
- a CDS encoding agmatine deiminase family protein, whose protein sequence is MRTFGEWEKQELIFLALPHKNSDWAEYLDEILDYYVNLVKIIAKYQKVVLISPNKKDFEKYFKDVKNVEFYEIDTNDTWIRDYGAIDVLKGDKIVANDFKFNAWGGKFQSQKDNEVNDKLFKNFSGKVVKHNLVLEGGSIDFNGNGIMLTTQKCLLNENRTNGLTKDDFNKIFKDIFGIKDVIWLKNGFIKGDDTDNHVDTLARFIDEQTIAYSSCEDKEDEHYNELKKMENELKQTKFNLISLPIPKPIFYDDVRLPATYANFVFVNGALIVPTYGDKNDEIVLDRLKKALPNHDVVGVDSRVLIRQNGSIHCSTQNRFFGKR, encoded by the coding sequence ATGAGAACATTTGGAGAGTGGGAAAAACAAGAGCTTATATTTTTAGCACTTCCACATAAAAATAGCGATTGGGCTGAGTATTTAGATGAAATTTTAGATTACTATGTAAATTTAGTTAAAATCATAGCAAAATATCAAAAAGTAGTTTTAATCTCACCAAATAAAAAAGATTTTGAAAAATACTTTAAAGATGTTAAAAATGTAGAATTTTATGAGATAGATACAAATGATACTTGGATAAGAGATTATGGTGCTATTGATGTTTTAAAGGGCGATAAGATAGTTGCTAATGATTTTAAATTTAATGCTTGGGGTGGTAAATTTCAGAGCCAAAAAGACAACGAAGTTAATGACAAACTTTTTAAAAATTTTAGTGGAAAAGTTGTAAAACATAACCTAGTTTTAGAGGGTGGAAGTATTGACTTTAACGGAAATGGCATTATGCTTACTACCCAAAAATGCCTTTTAAATGAAAATAGAACAAATGGATTAACAAAAGATGATTTTAATAAAATATTCAAAGATATTTTTGGTATAAAAGATGTAATTTGGCTTAAAAATGGCTTTATAAAAGGCGATGACACAGATAACCATGTAGACACATTAGCTAGATTTATAGATGAGCAAACAATAGCATATAGTAGTTGTGAAGATAAAGAAGATGAACACTATAACGAGCTTAAAAAGATGGAAAATGAGCTAAAACAAACTAAGTTTAATCTCATATCTTTACCTATTCCAAAGCCTATATTTTATGATGATGTAAGACTTCCTGCTACATATGCAAATTTTGTTTTTGTAAACGGGGCATTGATAGTACCTACATATGGTGATAAAAATGATGAAATTGTCTTAGATAGACTTAAAAAAGCATTGCCAAATCATGATGTAGTTGGAGTTGATTCAAGAGTTTTAATACGCCAAAATGGCTCAATTCACTGCTCAACTCAAAATAGATTTTTTGGAAAAAGATGA